A stretch of Arthrobacter sp. NEB 688 DNA encodes these proteins:
- a CDS encoding zinc ribbon domain-containing protein, whose protein sequence is MSTPGRESPVTCPECGATVHAADRFCALCGTTLPRDHAMPSSPSAADEPTTELPAVASPPPFAPATRPVPAAAPARPETDLDALLPSASAPVAVADPDLDEAPAGPRRGCLGMVALGLVGLLMLAGLLWFFGSDDDGGSQVAAPTVSSSSSASPDDTASPDASSSAAPSDGPTPTERASTAKRCGTVDGATAWSGNEVTSCDFATETAQALMASSADLPTTVTARSPVTKQEYAMRCENTTPVVCRGGTDALVYVDVPN, encoded by the coding sequence ATGTCCACCCCCGGACGGGAGAGCCCCGTGACCTGCCCCGAGTGCGGCGCCACGGTCCACGCCGCGGACCGCTTCTGCGCCCTGTGCGGCACGACCCTGCCGCGCGACCACGCCATGCCGTCGAGCCCGAGCGCCGCCGACGAGCCCACGACCGAGCTGCCCGCCGTGGCGTCCCCGCCGCCTTTCGCGCCGGCCACCCGGCCCGTGCCCGCCGCCGCGCCCGCGCGCCCGGAGACCGACCTCGACGCGCTGCTCCCCTCCGCCTCCGCACCCGTCGCCGTGGCCGACCCTGACCTCGACGAGGCGCCCGCGGGTCCCCGCCGGGGCTGCCTCGGGATGGTCGCGCTCGGGCTCGTCGGGCTGCTCATGCTCGCCGGTCTGCTCTGGTTCTTCGGCAGCGACGACGACGGGGGCTCGCAGGTCGCGGCCCCGACCGTGTCGAGCTCGTCGTCGGCCTCGCCGGACGACACCGCCTCGCCGGACGCGTCGTCCTCGGCGGCGCCCTCCGACGGGCCGACGCCCACCGAGCGGGCGTCGACCGCGAAGCGCTGCGGCACCGTTGACGGCGCCACCGCGTGGAGCGGCAACGAGGTGACGAGCTGCGACTTCGCGACCGAGACGGCGCAGGCGCTCATGGCCTCCTCGGCCGACCTCCCGACCACCGTGACGGCCCGCTCGCCGGTCACGAAGCAGGAGTACGCGATGCGCTGCGAGAACACGACGCCGGTCGTCTGCCGCGGCGGCACGGACGCGCTCGTCTACGTCGACGTCCCGAACTGA
- a CDS encoding sulfite oxidase-like oxidoreductase, with the protein MDIVTRGFVGRRSGGDPRIPPGQYLERDFPVLSAGPTPVVRREDWTLRVTGVDGSSGRLSWADLHRLPVEDVRTDIHCVTKWSKLDTSWRGVDVEAVLSAAGVGTEGATHVLAHATGGYTTNLPLADLLGGRAWVATEYEGASLAAEHGGPARLLVPHLYFWKSAKWVSGLELLAQDSPGFWEQLGYHEYGDPWREQRYVGD; encoded by the coding sequence GTGGACATCGTGACCCGTGGCTTCGTCGGCCGGCGCTCCGGCGGCGACCCCCGCATCCCGCCCGGCCAGTACCTCGAGCGCGACTTCCCCGTGCTGTCGGCCGGTCCGACGCCGGTCGTGCGCCGCGAGGACTGGACGCTGCGGGTCACCGGGGTCGACGGCTCGTCCGGGCGGCTGTCGTGGGCCGACCTGCACCGCCTGCCCGTCGAGGACGTCCGCACCGACATCCACTGCGTGACGAAGTGGAGCAAGCTCGACACGTCCTGGCGCGGGGTCGACGTCGAGGCCGTCCTGTCGGCCGCGGGGGTCGGTACCGAGGGCGCCACGCACGTCCTCGCCCACGCGACCGGCGGCTACACGACCAACCTCCCGCTGGCCGACCTGCTCGGCGGGCGGGCGTGGGTGGCCACCGAGTACGAGGGCGCCTCTCTCGCAGCCGAGCACGGCGGCCCGGCGCGCCTGCTCGTGCCGCACCTCTACTTCTGGAAGTCCGCGAAGTGGGTGAGCGGCCTCGAGCTGCTCGCGCAGGACTCCCCGGGGTTCTGGGAGCAGCTGGGCTACCACGAGTACGGCGACCCGTGGCGCGAGCAGCGCTACGTGGGCGACTGA
- a CDS encoding ferredoxin reductase yields the protein MTVAWSSPPLPMPWYPARVEDAWLETRTARTVVLDVPGWPGHHAGQHVDVRLTADDGYTATRTYSVASAPETGRLVLTVQLVTEGEVSPWLVGEAREGDELEVRGPIGGWFRWDESMPEPVLLVAGGSGVVPLMAMVRHRSRVGATQPFHLVYSARTPDHVIYTNELFALARTSPGLRVDRLYTRGGLPDEAREPGRLRPEDLPAVDAFPAPPVVYVCGPSGFVEAAAGILIGKGHDSGAIRTERFGPSS from the coding sequence ATGACCGTCGCGTGGTCCTCCCCGCCGCTGCCCATGCCCTGGTACCCCGCCCGCGTCGAGGACGCCTGGCTCGAGACGCGCACCGCGCGGACCGTCGTGCTCGACGTGCCCGGCTGGCCGGGCCACCACGCGGGGCAGCACGTCGACGTCCGGCTCACCGCCGACGACGGCTACACCGCGACCCGGACGTACTCGGTGGCCTCGGCCCCGGAGACCGGCCGGCTCGTCCTCACCGTCCAGCTCGTCACCGAGGGCGAGGTCTCGCCGTGGCTCGTCGGCGAGGCCCGCGAGGGCGACGAGCTCGAGGTGCGCGGCCCGATCGGCGGCTGGTTCCGCTGGGACGAGTCGATGCCCGAGCCGGTGCTCCTCGTCGCCGGCGGCTCGGGGGTCGTGCCGCTCATGGCGATGGTGCGCCACCGCTCGCGCGTCGGTGCGACGCAGCCGTTCCACCTCGTGTACTCGGCGCGCACGCCGGACCACGTCATCTACACCAACGAGCTCTTCGCGCTCGCCCGGACCTCGCCGGGGCTACGGGTCGACCGGCTCTACACCCGGGGCGGGCTGCCCGACGAGGCGCGCGAGCCGGGGCGGCTGCGGCCGGAGGACCTGCCGGCGGTCGACGCCTTCCCGGCGCCGCCGGTCGTCTACGTCTGCGGGCCGTCGGGGTTCGTCGAGGCGGCGGCGGGCATCCTCATCGGGAAGGGGCACGACTCGGGCGCCATCCGCACCGAGCGCTTCGGCCCCTCCTCCTGA
- a CDS encoding GAF domain-containing protein, whose amino-acid sequence MTSYRAGSAVAPGTDLGQHARALRRVHDAVMGGSAPAAAVRPVVSRSWRRTLGFGLDPTHANARAPLPLGEVERRRRESPLRLVVDEIRAVLTSVADASRFIVVVTDADGIILWRGGSPGVLRTADSLGFTEGATWTEDHVGTNAIGTALAEQAPVQLFSAEHFEEGQHPWYCTASPVHDPRTGAMLGVVDVSGPALTLHPALIALVDTATKLAEARLWRHHEQALQRLRRSAEHVLATTHGPVLLVDDDGWVAHHSGVLVRDRIAAPRENLPLTVPGLGLCLPERLGEGWLVRPDEQAAVLTATLRTVGGEALLEVAGGPDGGWRTALTPRHAAVLRLLAAAGPDGLTAAALSRSLFGDEQHQVTVRAEVSRLRRVVGAIVAAAPYRVAEGVRLTCDPT is encoded by the coding sequence ATGACGTCGTACCGCGCCGGGAGCGCCGTGGCCCCGGGCACCGACCTCGGGCAGCACGCCCGCGCGCTGCGCCGCGTCCACGACGCCGTGATGGGCGGCTCCGCCCCCGCCGCGGCGGTGCGGCCCGTCGTCTCCCGCTCCTGGCGCCGCACCCTCGGGTTCGGTCTCGACCCCACGCACGCCAACGCGCGCGCCCCGCTGCCGCTCGGCGAGGTCGAGCGCCGGCGCCGCGAGTCGCCCCTGCGGCTGGTCGTCGACGAGATCCGGGCGGTGCTGACGTCGGTCGCCGACGCGTCGCGGTTCATCGTCGTCGTCACCGACGCCGACGGCATCATCCTCTGGCGCGGGGGCTCCCCCGGCGTGCTGCGCACGGCCGACTCGCTCGGCTTCACCGAGGGCGCGACGTGGACCGAGGACCACGTCGGCACCAACGCCATCGGTACCGCCCTGGCCGAGCAGGCCCCGGTGCAGCTCTTCTCGGCCGAGCACTTCGAGGAGGGGCAGCACCCCTGGTACTGCACGGCCTCCCCCGTCCACGACCCCCGCACCGGGGCGATGCTCGGCGTCGTCGACGTGTCGGGGCCGGCGCTCACGCTGCACCCGGCGCTCATCGCCCTCGTCGACACCGCGACCAAGCTCGCCGAGGCGCGGCTGTGGCGCCACCACGAGCAGGCGCTGCAGCGGCTGCGGCGCTCGGCCGAGCACGTGCTCGCGACGACGCACGGGCCGGTGCTGCTCGTCGACGACGACGGCTGGGTCGCCCACCACAGCGGCGTGCTCGTCCGCGACCGCATCGCCGCCCCGCGCGAGAACCTGCCGCTCACCGTGCCGGGGCTGGGCCTCTGCCTGCCCGAGCGGCTCGGCGAGGGCTGGCTCGTGCGCCCCGACGAGCAGGCGGCCGTGCTGACGGCGACGCTGCGCACGGTCGGCGGCGAGGCGCTGCTCGAGGTGGCGGGCGGCCCCGACGGCGGCTGGCGGACGGCGCTGACGCCGCGGCACGCGGCCGTCCTGCGGCTGCTCGCCGCGGCCGGCCCCGACGGGCTGACGGCGGCGGCGCTCAGCCGCTCGCTCTTCGGCGACGAGCAGCACCAGGTGACCGTGCGCGCCGAGGTCAGCCGGCTGCGCCGGGTCGTCGGGGCGATCGTCGCCGCGGCGCCCTACCGGGTCGCCGAGGGCGTCCGGCTCACCTGCGACCCCACCTGA